The genomic interval ATCTTATCCTCGGtgcaaatattagaatattagatTCATCTTGTAAATTTTACTGCATTTATgagaaagtatataaaatctttgctCGTCATATCGTAATTAATACAAAGATATTGCGttatttggataaaaatgtttgtttctctctcacaattttatttttattttcgatcacCTTGGTATAAGTACAAAGCACCGTATCATAAACATATTTcactttattatcaaaaacatcCAATCGCATGCGAGCAATCGATGAATGGACGAACGAATAAATGTGCGATATTTGTAAGATATGTGTACGATATGGATTTTTTGCATTCGTAATTGCTTGCAATCGTCGAGTCGTTAACTATACAAATACTGTAATACTAGTCGAATCGAGATACAGTACGGTGTATATACTAgatgaaatttcaaacttatttttcttggaaacgaaatcttattcgaaaaatatttaacgttcTATTTAAAACATTGGATTATTCTTCTCCTAACTAattcacaaattattttattcttatttacaaTCGCGAATTCTGCACATACACATACTATAGAGTTTTTAATGATACAACTGAATTATCTACAGTCgattattacgatattaacTCTTtgctttagaaaattattttaaaatttttaaacggaattagatatattttttatatatggcATTATGGATAACATTGATTCaatcaaatgtaaatataaataaatttaataataataatatcatctaattgtaattattatatgatataattatatcttaatttgtgtaataatgaattttgatttttattacttctttGTCTTGCAAATTCTCAAGTCACAAGTTACGCTGATTATTACGGATGTAAAATGCACGCTTTTCAATGGAAGCACTGTAATCAgggattaatttcttttctttataattcgaaaagtcgttaaaataaaattgaatgcgTTTGCTTGTTTCATTGTGTTGTTAAAGATATtaagcgtttttttttttttttatttcttaagaaaTGATCAGAgtagataataaaatcaataataaaaaaaaatctactaaaccaatttatcatatatttgttatcatatatttttcttctgtttCCATTTGTTCAAATAGACATAACGACATAAGAATATAcagaaaagttttaatttttaactggaATTCGGTATTTCGAAAttgtttacaatattattaattttagagaaattataaatttataaataattgtttaaatgtaataaacaactttttgatttttatatatcgatatataaaaaaaaaaattctacgttaaaattgtaaatggtATTTTCAATGTCAATAAATGTAAGGAACATGTAACAATtacatacaataataaataaccgttgtgtaatatttatttgcaccTTCCCTAAAGATTCAAGTTTAAtttccatataaaattttagcaaatttttcattgattcatGTACAGGGAGAACTTTGTGTTACGTACaaaattcgttattattatatcgacaaatacataataatttttttgtagatattttattattattattattattattgttgtcgTTGTCCTTTGCATCgcttatacaattatttcgtttattgCTTCTTTATTTTAGAATGCTGACATTACATGCATATTGTTTcatattcttctattcttaaatattccttctatataattaattatcgcaCGAACAATTACTTCTCGTTTCAGTTTTATGTAGCAACCGCGTGAGCCAAATGACCAAGACCTATAATGACATAGAAGCAGTCACAAGGCTTCTAGAAGAGGTAAATATGATCATATGATATAATGTAACATACGTGCATGCATTATGCGAATGCATGGAATGGTAcagaattgttattatatggAGAATTAAGATGTGTTGGAGAGTGGAGATAGGTTAACTCTTGTCTCTCTTGTTAATTTGCAGAAAGAAAAGGACTTGGAATTGACCGCGCGCATCGGTAAAGAACTTTTGTCGCACAATCAAAAACTTGAAACAACTGTCACGAGTTTGGAGACCGATTTGAAAGAagctaatgaaaaaattacgcAACTTACGCACGAACTCGCGAAGAAGACAgaattgattcaaatattgACAAATGATGCCGAAGAATCGAGTTCCGAGGCCGGTACGCCCACCGGATTTCGTGGGATTAATCTTGACATGATGCAGAAAAAGATCAGTTCTCTCGAGGATGAGAATAAACAGTTAAGAACAGAGTTTGCGAAATTAATGCACGATGCTGATAATTCGGAAGAGCAGGAAGCAAAACTTGTCAAGGATATTGCCGCCCAACTAGGTTAGTTTGATGAATCATAGCAATTgtcttctcttatttttctttcgcatGTATACGTAACccgtagaaattttttaatgtcgattagatcttgaaaatataatgtataattgataaataaataaataaataatttgtattacgtATATAGCTAGTGCAAACATGGAGATGGATGGAATTACGGATGAACTTGATAgacaaaaagaggaaaatcgATTACAACACGAACAAATCGTCAGTTTAACAGCAAAATTAGCTGAAACGGAATTGAGATTGGCACAATTGATGGCCGAACATGACGAGGTGGGAGCTACTTTGCTCATCACCAAAGATAATCAGAATAATCTTGCAAACGAGTTGGCTGAATTCAAAGATCGATACGCTGAAGTATGTACATTTATTGCTgttcattaattctttttataaaatgatattaacgttaaaagtaattttaaatcaaataaatctgATGTAACATTAGCgatgataaatgaataattttttatttctattataaggTAGTGAATTTATTGGCGGAAACGCAAGATCAATTgcgaaaacaaagaaaaagaggaatgcCAACTGTTAGAGGAGGATCTTTGTTCCCTTCAATGGGTGCTGTTCCACAACCTGATTCCATTGCTTCTGAATTGGAATCATCTCTTTATTCTGAACTCAGTTTAGATTCTGGTATCAGCGCTGACAGgatgtatgtttttttttcattttttttactatccaatattaatagaaacgaaattttaattcatgtttttaattttaaatacagacCAACTTATAAGAAAGTATTTGAAACAGTGAGAAGCGCGTCAAGAAGTACATCTTATCCAGTTGATGCAAATCAATTCCCACGAATAGGTTCAATGACAGTATCAACTTTATCCAGCGGTTCTGCTGGACCACGAATGAGTTGTGGACAGATTAGACCCATGGCATCAACATTTCCTAGCTTAGATTCCACTGGACATAGTGATTCAGAAGGTTCGCTTCTTACGGACTCTGAAGATTATCCGtgagtttattaatatttattattaatttatcaatgtttattaatatttttttaacacaacattattaaataaaaataaattatgctatatatattttattaataatcatattatttataataatattttaatattaatttataaaatatataagttgataaatatttttatacatttttagagGACCTCAGCAAACAGGAGTACCAGGTGCTCCTGGTGCAGCAGATTTGGAGGCAGCACTTCGTAGATTAACACCTGCAGAAGTTCTTACGAGGCGCGCTTGTCTTAGCACTGGTACAGGATATACTTATGATTATGATGCAGGAGCTCATTCACCTTCCACCTTCGTACCTCTTGGTTGTAGAACTCCAGATAGTATTATGTCTACGGGAAGTAGCGGAAATATAAGTGGTTATGGTGGAAATGCTTGGAGAATAcctgaaaaattacaaatagtgAAACCTATTGAAGGTTCACAAACTTTACATCATTGGACTCAGTTAGCCACACCTACGTTAggtaataatcttttattttttaattcaatttccaattatatatcaatttagtttgtagctttatatatatatatatgtaaattacattttctcaaatacaactttttaaacgtaaaaaaaatcaaattataattttattttaaggtgGTCTTTTAGAAGAACGACCAGGAGTAAAAACACGAGGAGGTCGTGGCCTGGAAGATTTAGGCCTAGTTACTTTTACTTTAAGCGACCtcgaagaagatgaagaataCACTAATCCTGGAAAACTCTTTCAAGATACAGGTTCCGTTTATACATTCACCAATAGTACAGTTCTCCACCCTGATGATCATACAAGTGTCACTCCAAGTATTGTGGGTAGTAGAGTTGCAACTGCACCTAGTAGTGCTTTAAATTCTGGTATGAGCACTCCAAGAACGTTAAGTAGAAGGAATTCGACTTCAACATTTTCAACAACTCTTGGACTTGCAAAGATGTTAAATGAAAGAggtatttattgtttaaaattgaaaatttttccttcatttaatttataaaaatactatattttttgtcataatcaaattaataataaaaataaattaatgtattaaaataggTATAAAAGCTGTTACACCTTCTTCTGCAACTCCAAGTGGAGAAAGGAATTTTACACCTACTGCAACGCCTTGTAATAGTCCTGATGCTAGTCCTCCAGAAAGTCGATCTGATTCACCAACTCCAGAAAGTGGACTTTCCTTAGGATTATTATCTAGTGGAGCTGAATTATTGAAGAGAACATTTGGTGGCGAGACTgaggtatattaaaatatttataaataaaaaaattttatactttattttattttgattatactttaatttgattatagttatatataaaataatgaaataattacttgCTTTataatgaatctttttttaaaatattattattttattgggaatatttttcatatgttcattcttttaaaatttctaatcttattcctaaaaaattattgtttaaaagtattatataaagtaatatacaaataatattaatttataatttattttaatatcgtttatattttgttaacagACAAAGAGGAAACGAACCATATTGTCTAGATCAGACAAAAAGGCTCTTACTAGTATTCGTTTAGTTGAAAAACTTGAAAGAATAGGCATTGACACCATAATGTCATCTACAACGATTGGCTCTTCTATTTCTCCATTAGTATTACAAGGTTCTTTATATACCAGACGTACTACTGAAAGTCCTATGGCTCAATTAACTTTCTTAAAAAGCTCCATGTCTTCAAGTGGAAGTCAAGAAAaactttctccttcttccacgGCTAGTAATTCCTTGTCaacaaaacgaaaaataattgacaaGAAACAAGATGAATCTACGTCAAGCAGGGAATCAAATAGACAAAGAAGAACTGGTGCTAGAGCTATGAGACCTGATCTTGGACAGGTTACACCTGCGATTCCTGTTACGGTTACAAAAGAATCTCCTGCGCAATCCGCTTTGGGAACTATTAGCGCAATTCTTTTTGGACGAAAGGGTGGtttactttgaaattattgtttgttGTGCATTAAGTAAATAACGTTAAGAAAAATCAGATGAATTCTTAAcagaacataaaaaaattgtcggAGCGGTGATAAAATGGACAATTTACTTCGTTTCATctggattaaatttattttataaaaaaaaaattgataaaaattataaatgaaatttatataaatttttctatttacataACTATTTTCGGAtacaattaagataaatagaaaattttaattttaatttaaaaaaaaaaaaagaaacgaaataaaatacggtatatatttatcgtaatGTTAATCATACGTAAAACtgtaaataaatcgaatatgcttttattttatagtagtattttacaaaaaagaaaatatatacgtttGTATTATAGAGAtacaatattttgtatcaaatttaaaagtcTGATtatgatcgattaattttttattcttttttaaaaattataattataaatataaattataatatgaaaatattaattaaaaatatttacttatttacagttttgtaaaatataaatatgcgaATGgcgcatatattttaaaatgttaatttaacattCCTATAATAgctaatatcttttctttatgccttttttttttcttctttttttaagttttatttttaatactagaTTTCTGCATGAatgcagaaaaatatttaaaatattatattgtttaaaatataaatctataatttaaaacttcttAAATcttcaagtaaaaatataaaactagtTTATCTTCTAAAATTCCAGTATTATAAAGTAtccaattctataaatatgttattaaatgtacatttatgtacatattatgtttttaaatgtaCATTTTCTCAACGCTCCGACgtctaaaaattgaaaaagaaatttacaacttatgtattttatttttatgaaataatcgtTTCACGTTGATtggattattttctaaataattttatatagtaattcctatgcaaaaaaatattgtatagcGTTATATAGtcggaaaacaaaaaaatcttataaataattattttgaatatttattggtGAAGATCAATTTATAGGcttgtgcgcgcgcgcgcggaaagttaatttaaaatcattaatttatacataacatAGAAAAACCAAATGTGAATTATAGAAAGATCTATTatgtgaattaatttttattgtatagaaaatatatggtgtagtaattaatatttaaaaatgacttAGAATTTGCAATCATGTGATATGAAATGATACatcatttaatatgatttttatcagtaattttatcattttgtctATGCCTCAAGTAACAAAGGAAATTTTATACGTAaaattactctttttttttttatttatttatttatttttttttttgaatttaatttcgtattaattaaaatatttgaaaaaaaatcattattttgatgcttaatatttaaaacttgaaaaaaaattgatcaaatttatGTCTTTActttactaatatatattcattcatattttatgcTAAAATGTCCAAAAAGTGAGAaagttaacaaaaaaaaaagcaacatCAATAATGCACGTAAAAGCATATAAATGACTTCACATATAGAAaatcatgataaaaataaattaatttctttattgataTTCTAATGATATAGGTTGCGATgagaaaatatgattattctaaatattaaaaacaaagaaaatcgCAGCGAATTTTATAAGTCGGagcacaatttttaaaattagaatttttagggTGCTTTAAGttgtattaatttcttttaattatagaaatttattatattttagattaattaattaattgtgttACTATTGTTCGTCTTTTATAAAAGACTTAACATTtagtatcaataattaaataattagtcaTTCCGTAATTgtcgattaattattgatcaaaatgaaatattctatttctttatcgattatttatataataataataacttgtaaataattaataatgaatcgaCGATTAATGACTGATTTATGCTTTTCATCTGTATTGATTGAaggcgataaaaaaaagtaatttactactttaaaattgaatttgactaattatttatacttatataattgagcattttgtttgttaaagataaattgaccaataattaatcgatcaattatttttgtaaatagtaATCTGGATTTTCCTTTTGTttcgtctcttttttttaatctgttgcggttaaaaaaaattgattgcaaTGTATCGAGTGAGTTTGATGGtgagattcaattttattagtaaatgGACCTTTATCTTGTATCATAGAAAGGAATATTTAGCAAATGCAGTCTTGTACATAGAGAAATactgattaataaattaaattgaaaaaaaaatcaagatgtTTTGcagtttctttaaatttttttatgtcaatattattgttaaaaaatcatttttaccatgaatttcttaaatacattattattattaaatttttatgatttttaaatcgtgtgtttttatctattattgatataacttttttatttatcattttatcattatctatttgatatttttatttttcattttcatatatactaAAAGATACAGGttaatatagtatatgtatgtatttatatacttataaagaaaaataaagaggaaagaataaagataagataaaaattagagaataaGCGCCATCTTTAGAATGCAAATGAAacacaaatataaacaaaggaggcaaataataaaacaaagaagagggaaggataaaaataaaataaaaatattgaaaatatttctctatctttaaaatactataaattgaacaaaaaaaaggatagaaaataatagaaaaagaatagaaatagaataaaagttgatcatcaatatcattttgagtaatattaaaaaaatgattttttgaagaaattgtcTGAGAGATAATCTTTGATTGTTCAAAAGATGGTGATGATAATCAATTGCCTtatctctattctttttttttactatcttctgttttctcctttctttttgtgTTTAATTTACGGCATGATCTGAAGATggcattaatttcaatatttttactctatctctatcctccttttattatttgctcTTCTTGTCTATATTTGTGTTTCACTTGAAACATttaagagatggcgctgatttcccaatttttattttatctttatctttttttcattattgtctCTGTTTATACTTTTGGCTTATGATTAGAGACAACATATCGAATATCAATtgattttcattgaatttttcatcatttctcTATCAAAGCTATAatgtatatctttaatatcattaatataaatttattaaaataaaaaatggaaacaaTACGACCCTGTGGTTGTAAAGGAATAAGATCTTGTCTTTTATGTGAAACGGAATATAAGATTGTAAAACCCAATCTAAAGGCTTGTTTTGAGGTTAGATTATCTAAATATagagtaaattttaatattttagttctttgtttaatgcaaattttatgtttctttagatgtaatatataataaatatatagagatgtaataaattttatttaaacaaataatatatgttttattactatttagtagtacattgtaatattttaaattttttttttataatattgatatattattataaatcataatatttcagaaatgttCTAGTTATGTATATTGTCCATATTGTGAAAAAGCATGGCCTGGTTGGAATTTTGATCTTTATAAAAGTCATCCAAATCACCAAGGAACTGCTATAGAATTTCCTGGTGTTTATATAAAGGTATTTATTAtaccttttttaattatttaattttttacttaaattattatataaataattttgcttttcaagttaattgaaaatatttatcagtgtatcaagttataaaataaaaatgattattagagaaaagaaaaaaaatcttgttacaaagaaaatttaataaaaagtattttttctttacaaatagcattaataataatttcaatttattatagaataagttttttattattatctattttaaatatatataatgcttaagaagtaattttaataatcatttttttatatttatttttttatgaagctAGACTTTTTAACTTCTTGGgaaattaattcattgatCAATATACTTGAAAAAATACCTTGGGAAGCTTCTCAAAGTGGAAGAAGGAAACaggtattatataaaaataatttagaaatagaaagaatatttattgttacaaaaattattatactcatATTTTGaagcataaataaaattttaataaaagaattaaagataattaattctaaaaatattttaaaacatttagaaTTTTGGTCCAAAAtgcaatttcaaaaagaaaaaacttcaaTTGGGTTCCTTCAATGGTTTTCCAAAATCTACTCAATTTGtgcaacaaaaattttctgaaattcctatacttaataattttcaaacggTAGAACAATGTACTTTAGAATATGATCCGATACGAGGAGCTTCAATAGATCCACATATTGATGATTGCTGGATTTGGGGTGAAAGAATAGTTACTGTTAATGTCATAGGTGATTCAGTTTTAACAATGAGTTCTTATCATGGTCCCGATACAAAgtacaatttaaaaagtattatagaatattcctCAACAATTGAAGGCtttgatgtaaaaaataaaaatgaaaatgaagatatCATTGTAAGACTCCCAATGCCAGAAGGATCTCTTATGGTTCTTTATGGTATTGCaaggtaaataaattttacatctttttaaaattatattcaaatatatgtatttacattgtaattatttggaatatatcattatatgaaataattattttaattataaatatatttcgattaataatttattttattttattaaatatttatataaaaatttagttatgtttaattaaaatgttaataacatatttagttaaacattatataaacatttaaaaaatattctaaatataaaatgaataaaatagaatgtaataattatgaattttattgtattatttatacaaatactaaagtttcttttattttgtagGTACAAATGGGAACATTGTGTTTTAAGAGAAGATATAAACTCTAGGCGAATTTGTTTAGCTTATCGCGAATTAACCCCTCCATATTTATGTAACTCAACAAATAATGAAGTTGTTAAAGAACTCTTAAAAAGAGCTTcagttttttgataaaatgtaattaaatctaaaaaaaatttattccaataaaatatatatttaatttgtacaaaatatttaaatacacatTATATGTTAcgtattatagaaatatattaattttatatatacatatgataatatatattactatatctacaattatatttttatataaacaatagaaatttctataatatttaaggaaatattgaatttgaaataacatatagaaattaattttaattaaaaaaaaaaaaaaaaaggatagaaaaacaatttttatacaaaataaaaatatttttaaagttttaagaaattgaaaagtattattttaaataaaattatttcattaagaattaataaaaaatcctaaaaattcttcaaagaaTCAGAAGACATATAAACAACAGGAAAAGTAGTAAAAGGATCTGATTTTCCTAATGGTTGGTAACCATTGACTAAACTTTCCCTTAATTCCCATTTACGTCTCTCCCTTTCTGTTTTTTGTCTTCTTATTGCTTTGCCTAACATACAGGCAAACATTATTCCCGTtaactgaaaataaataattaaatttacttaaatatatattaatgtatttttcttttaaaaataatattgaattttaaataatatttttttcctttatcaaatattaattatcaatatttttataattataaaaaaaataataaaaaaaatacgataaatacGAACCTGAATAAGAGCAATAGCTATAGCTCCAGTACCGATATAAAGTGCACTCCTATGAATAAtgattgaaag from Apis mellifera strain DH4 linkage group LG8, Amel_HAv3.1, whole genome shotgun sequence carries:
- the LOC551104 gene encoding alpha-ketoglutarate-dependent dioxygenase alkB homolog 4, with the translated sequence METIRPCGCKGIRSCLLCETEYKIVKPNLKACFEKCSSYVYCPYCEKAWPGWNFDLYKSHPNHQGTAIEFPGVYIKLDFLTSWEINSLINILEKIPWEASQSGRRKQNFGPKCNFKKKKLQLGSFNGFPKSTQFVQQKFSEIPILNNFQTVEQCTLEYDPIRGASIDPHIDDCWIWGERIVTVNVIGDSVLTMSSYHGPDTKYNLKSIIEYSSTIEGFDVKNKNENEDIIVRLPMPEGSLMVLYGIARYKWEHCVLREDINSRRICLAYRELTPPYLCNSTNNEVVKELLKRASVF